GAGCGGCATCGGCAGCGTGCCGGGGCCCTGCGGGTCGTCCCAGGCGTCGGTCCACTCCGTGCGCAACTGGCGTGCGGGCTTGCCGGTGAGGGCCCGCGAGCGGACCGTGTCGCCGGAACCGGCCGCCAGGAGCTTCCGGGTCAGCGCGGGCGAGTGCAGGTCGGCCTCCGTGGTGGTGAGCCACAGCGAGCCGAGCCACACGCCCTGCGCGCCGAGCGCGAGCGCGGCCGCGATCTGCTGCCCGCTGCCGATGCCTCCGGCGGCGAGCACGGGGAGCGGCGCGACCGCGTCGACGGCTTCGGGGGTGAGCACCATGGAGGCGATCTCACCGGTGTGACCGCCCGCCTCGTACCCCTGGGCGACGACGATGTCGATGCCCGCGTCCGCGTGCTTGCGGGCGTGCCGGGCGCTGCCCGCGAGGGCCGCGACGAGGACGTCGTGGTCGTGGGCGCGTCGGATGACGTCGGCCGGGGGTGAACCGAGCGCGTTGGCGAGGAGTTTGATCGGGTAGTCGAAGGCGACGTCGAGCTGGTTGCGGGCCACCTGCTCCATCCAGCCGGTGATGCGCCAGCCCGACGCCTCGCCCTCGGCGAGCTCGGGCACGCCGTGCTTGGCGAGGGTGTCCCGCACGAACTGCCGGTGCCCCTCCGGGATCATCGCCTCGACGTCGGCCTCCGTGACGCCCTCGACCTTTTTGGCGGGCATGACGACGTCGAGCCCGTAGGGCCTGCCGTCGACGTGTTCCTCCATCCAGTCGAGGTCCCTGGCCAGTTCGTCGGGTGCCGTGTAGCGGACCGCGCCGAGCACTCCGAACCCGCCCGCCCTGCTGATGGCGGCGGCCACCGCGGGGAACGGCGTGAAACCGAAGATGGCGTGCTCGACTCCCAGTCTCCTGCTCAACTCCGTCTGCATGGGCGCAGGATGCCGCAGCGGTCCGGACGAGGGAAGAGATTTTCTGATGCAGTGTCAGATCAACCGGTTCGCCCTGTCGGGCGTCGGCCCCCTGGCCCCACGCGCCGCGACAGCCGATCATGGACGGATGGCTGACTTCTACCACGTGTGTTTCGCCGTCCCCGATCTCGAACAGGCCATGCGCGACTTCCAGCCCTCCACCGGTGTCGAATGGAGCGCACCCGTCTCCGACCGGCTCGGGGCATGGGACTACCGGATCGTCTTCACCTCGGGCGGAGCTCCCTTCATCGAACTCATAGAGGGCGCGCCCGGCAGCCCCTGGCACACGGAGGACGGGGCCAGGTTCGACCACATCGGCTTCTGGTCGAGCGACATCCGGGAGGGCTCACGGCGCCTGGAGAGGGAGGGCTTCCCCGTGGACTTCTCCGGTTGCCCCCACGGCCGCCCGTTCGCCTACCACCGGATGGACAGCATCGGGGCACGCGTCGAACTCGTCGACCTCAGCCGCCAGCAGGCCTTCCTCCAGGCATGGCAGCCGGGAGGCCCCCCGATGCCGGCCATCGTGGAGACGCCCGAGTGAACCGCCCGAGCCGGTCTTTCGACACGCGACCGGGACGGGCTCTTCCTACGATGGCCGTATGTCCCTCGATCTGCTCTCCGGCATTCCGGTCAGCGACTACGCGTCGGCCGTGACGTGGTACGAACGCCTGCTGGGCGGCCCTCCCACGTTCTCCCCGAACGACGTCGAAGCCGTCTGGTAGCTCGCGGAACACCGCTACCTGTACATCGAGCATCTCCCCGACCACGCGGGCCACGCCCGCCTCACCGTCTTCGTCGGCGACTTCGACGAGCGCGTGGCGCGGATCGCCGACCGCGGCCTCGCCCCGGCGCAGCGGGACACGTACGCGAACGGGGTCCGCAAGGCGACGTACCGCGATCCCGACGGCAACGAGATCGGCCTCGGGGGCGCTCCCTGACCTGCCTTGGGGCCGGTCGGCGGGGCCGCTGCCGCCGCTCAGGTGAATCGCCGGGCGTGCGGGCGTGCCGGGGTCGACGGTCGGGACGTCCCGTACCAGCATCCCGGTGTGATCATCGGAGGAGTGGGCGCGGGATCGGCTCGGGCGCGATGGCTGCTGGTCGGTCTTGTCCTGACCGGGGGCTGCTGGTCGGCCGCCGGGCCCTCCGCCGCCGACGGTCCCACCGCGGGCAAGCTCGGCCTTGAGGTCACGGTCAACACCCGCCCCGGCCTCGGCGCCCTCGACCCCGGCATCCGGACCGGGGCCACGGTCGTGAAGTCGTACCGCCTGATCAACCGCGGTGGCGCCGACCTGCACCACGTACGGGTGCACGACCCCGGCATGCCCGGCGCCGCCATCCGCTGCCCCGGCGATCTCGACCGTGTGCCGATGCTGGCGGGATACCGCTCGGTGTACTGCTCGGCGACCGCGGCCGCGCGCCCGGGTGCCTGGGTCGGTGACGTACGGGCGGTCGGCCAGCAGCCCTATCTGCGCGCGATGGTGCAGGCGACCGCGCGCTCGGGGTACGCGGGGGTCGGTGCGGCCCTCGGTCTGACGGAGACGGCGCGCGTAACGGAACCCGACCGGGCGGAGGTCCGCTACGTCGTGGCCAAC
The window above is part of the Streptomyces venezuelae genome. Proteins encoded here:
- a CDS encoding NAD(P)H-dependent flavin oxidoreductase; protein product: MQTELSRRLGVEHAIFGFTPFPAVAAAISRAGGFGVLGAVRYTAPDELARDLDWMEEHVDGRPYGLDVVMPAKKVEGVTEADVEAMIPEGHRQFVRDTLAKHGVPELAEGEASGWRITGWMEQVARNQLDVAFDYPIKLLANALGSPPADVIRRAHDHDVLVAALAGSARHARKHADAGIDIVVAQGYEAGGHTGEIASMVLTPEAVDAVAPLPVLAAGGIGSGQQIAAALALGAQGVWLGSLWLTTTEADLHSPALTRKLLAAGSGDTVRSRALTGKPARQLRTEWTDAWDDPQGPGTLPMPLQGLLVAEAVSRIQKYEVQELLGTPVGQIVGRMNSERSVQAVFDDLTRGFERAVDRVIRIAGRESQS
- a CDS encoding VOC family protein gives rise to the protein MADFYHVCFAVPDLEQAMRDFQPSTGVEWSAPVSDRLGAWDYRIVFTSGGAPFIELIEGAPGSPWHTEDGARFDHIGFWSSDIREGSRRLEREGFPVDFSGCPHGRPFAYHRMDSIGARVELVDLSRQQAFLQAWQPGGPPMPAIVETPE